The DNA window CGAGGACGTAGATCACCAGGGCTATCTGGACCAGCAGCTTCTTGCTGAAGAGGTCGGAGAGCTTGCCCCACAGCGGGGTGGCCGCCGTCATCGACAGCAGGGCGGCGGTGACCACCCAGGTGTACGAGGACTGCGTGCCGCCGAGGTCGCTGATGATCTGGGGCAGGGCGTTGGAGACGATCGTCGAGGACAGGATCGCCACGAACATGCCGAGCATCAGCCCGGACAGGGCCTTCATGATCTGTGCGTGGGTCATGTCCGGGGCCACGGACGGCGTCGCGGACCTGGTCACGGACGTGGTCACGGACGTGGTCGCGGAGGTGGTCGCGGACGGGGGCGGGTTGTCGGTCGTCGTCTCCGACTGGACCATGTCGTTCCTTTGTCTAGAAGCTCGATCGGAGCCGGGCCAGCAGCGTGTTCAGCGCGTCGACGTCCTGGGGGGACCACGCGGCCAGTGCTCTTTCCAGTGCGGCCGTGTAGCGGGAGCCCAGCTCGGTGAGGAGCGTCCGGCCGGCCGGGGTGAGCCGCAGGATCCGGCACCGGCCGTCCCCCGGGTCCGCCTCCCGTTCGATCCAGCCGTGCTCGGCTACGTGCGTCACGTGCCGGCTGGTCACCGAGATGTCGACGGCCATGTGCTCGGCCAACCGGCTCAGCCGCATCTCGCCGTGCCGGTGGAGCACGGTGAGGACGGCCGCGGCGCCGGGCGGGCAGTCCGGGGGCAGGACGCGGGCGAGGTCGCGTTTGACGGCGCCGATACCGGTGAGCTGGCGGGCCAGCTCCTCGTACCGTGTGGTCCGCGTCGTCTCCGTCGTCTGTACGGTCACCGGACAGCCCCCCATGTTGTTGCTTAGAGCAACCATAGAATCTGATGGTTGCTACAGGCAAATGAATCCGGGGGGTGGGGCGGTAAAGGAATCGGAAAACCGGCTAGGGTCCTGCTCCATGGCTGCGAACCACAACTCACAGGGCCCCGAGGGCAACTACGACCCCGCGGGCAGCACCCAGATGTTCCGGGCGTTCGTCGAGGAGGCCGCTCCGGCCCGGCAGGCGCCCACCCGTCGCCAGCTCCGCGAGGAGCAGCAGCAGGCCGCCGGCTCGAAGAAGGGCGTGTGGCTGGGGCTGGCCGTCGCGCTCGTCGTCGTGGCCGGCGTGGCCGCCTGGCTCGTCCTGCGCTGAGCCGCGGGGCCCGCTTCAGGCCCGGCCGGGCGCCCCGCCGTGCCCGGATCCGGCCCGGCCGGCGCCCCGCCGCGTCCGGGCCCGGCCTCTCGCCCCGCCGCGCCCGAACTCGGCCTCTCGCCCCGCCGTGCCCCGGATCGGGCCCGGAGCTCAGTTCCAGGTGGCCGTGACCTGGCGGGTCTCCACGTGCATGCCCAGCGGCACCCGCCAGGCCTCCACGCACACCGTGTAGCGCTGCGTCTTCGCGGTCCCGCCCGCGATGGGCGCGGGCAGCGGCTGGGTCGTGGTGATCGTGGCCCAGTCGATGCCGAGGGCGCCGATGATGTGCGTGGCGAAGCTGACCGTGCCCGAACGGGCCGCGGCGGTCCCGGTGTTGGTGAAGGTGACGGTGACCTGCTCGCACCAGCGGTCGGCCGCGGCCGCCCTGGCGGGGGCGGACAGCGTCAGCTTCGCCGGGGTGGCCGGCGGCGCCGGGGGCGTGGTGCCGGGCTTCGCGGGCGGGCTCGACGGCGTGTCCGGCGTGCCGGAGCCGCCCGGGCCGCCGGAGCCACCCGAGCCGCCGGAGCCACCCGAGCCGCCCGGGCTGCCCGAGCCGCCGGAGCCACCCGAGCCGCCCGGGCTGCCCGAGCCGCCGGGTGTGCCGGGTGCGTGGGTGGACGGGCCGGCTCCGGGTGGGGTGCCCGGAGGTCGTGCGGAGCCGCCGGGTCCGGTGGTCGCGGTCCCGCCCTGGGCGGAGCCGCCGGGTACCTGGGACCCAGGGGTACCGGCCGGCGTACTCGACGACACGGAGGATCCGCCCGCCGCCGACGGGCCGCCGAGCGGCTGGAACTCCACCCCGCCCTGCGGCGCCACGTTCTCCCCCGCGCCCCGTTCGGGGCCCGGGGCGGCGGCGCCCACGGCGAGGTAGCCGTCCCGTGCCGGGCCGCCGCAGCCGGTGAGGCCGGCGGCGGCCGTGCAGCACAGGGCGAGCAGGACGGCGGCGCGAGATCCCTTTCGCATCGCGCCAGTTTTCCTGACGCTCCATCAAATGGGAAGCGCGTGCGCCCAGATCACTCGCCGATCAGGCCAGCGCGCAGCTGCGCGAGGGTGCGGGTGAGCAGCCGGGAGACGTGCATCTGCGAGATGCCGACCTCCTCGCCGATCTGCGACTGCGTCATGTTGGCGAAGAACCGCAGCATGATGATCTGCCGTTCGCGCGCCGGGAGTTTGGCGAGCAGCGGCTTCAGCGACTCGCGGTACTCGACGCCCTCGAGCGCGGTGTCCTCGTAGCCGAGGCGGTCCGCGAGCGAGCCCTCGCCGCCCTCGTCCTCGGGGGAGGGCGAGTCCAGCGAGGAGGCGGTGTAGGCGTTGCCGACGGCGAGGCCGTCGACGACGTCCTCCTCCGAGACGCCCAGCACGGCGGCGAGCTCGGGGACGGTCGGCGAGCGGTCCAGCTTCTGGGCGAGCTCGTCGCTGGCCTTGGTCAGCGCGAGGCGCAGCTCCTGGAGCCGGCGCGGGACGCGGACGGACCAGGAGGTGTCCCTAAAGAATCGTTTGATCTCGCCCACGACGGTCGGCATCGCGAACGTCGGGAACTCCACGCCGCGTTCGCAGTCGAACCGGTCGATCGCCTTGATCAGGCCGATCGTGCCGACCTGGACGATGTCCTCCATCGGCTCGTTGCGGCTGCGGAAACGCGCGGCGGCGTACCGGACCAGGGGCAGGTTCAGCTCGATCAGGGTGTCGCGTACGTACACCCGGTCCGGGCTGTCCGCTTCCAGGCCGGCGAGGCGCTGGAAGAGGGAGCGGGAGAGGGTGCGGGTGTCGATGGCTTCCGAGCGGTCAGACGCTGGCGGTGCTGCCGGCGCCGCGCTCTTGACGAGCGTGAGCACCTTGGAGCTGCCCTGGTCTACGGACATGCCACCCCCTTGAGGTCGCGGACGGTCGCGTTCGGCGCGCCCGTCGGAGGAACGCAGCCTCCACCTGAATACCGGAGGCGGGGCTGCGGCAAACGCGGTTCAAGCAGAATGTCACATGTCGGCAACACGCTGTAGCGCCAAGTCGACATATATCTCCAGCGACAGACGAGGTGAGAGGGCGATCAGCCCGTTCTGTCGGGAATCAAGTGAATGATCTCCACTCGTTCCGGTTACGCCTCGATCCTGTTTGCGGATCTCAGTCGGGCGAAACTCCGGGCGAGGAGCCGCGAGACGTGCATCTGGGAGACGCCGAGCTCCGCGCTGATCTGCGATTGCGTCAAATTGTTGTAGTACCGCAGGAGCAGGATCCTTTGCTCACGCTCGGGCAGCTGTACGAGCAGGTGGCGGACGAGGTCGCGGTGTTCGACCCCGGCGAGCTCCGGGTCCTCGTATCCGAGCCTGTCGAGGAGGCCGGGCATGCCGTCGCCTTCCTGGGCGGCCTCGAGCGAGGTTGCGTGATAGCTCCGCCCGGCCTCGATGCAGGAGAGCACCTCGTCCTCGCTGATGCGCAGCCGCTCGGCGATCTCGGCGGTGGTCGGGGTGCGGCCGTGGAGGGTGGTCAGGTCCTCGGTGGCGGCGTTGACCTGCACCCACAGCTCGTGGAGCCGGCGGGGTACGTGGACGGTGCGCACGTTGTCGCGGAAGTAGCGCTTGATCTCGCCGACGACCGTCGGCATCGCGAACGTCGGGAACTGCACGCCGCGGTCCGGGTCGAACCGGTCGATGGCGTTGATCAGCCCGATGGTGCCGACCTGGACCACGTCCTCCATCGGCTCGTTGCGGCTGCGGAAGCGGGCGGCCGCGTAACGGACGAGCGGGAGGTTGGCCTCGATGAGGGCCCCGCGCACCCGGTTGTGCTCGCTGGTGCCCGGCTGGAGCCCCTTCAGCTGCCCGAAGAGGACTTGGGTCAGGGCCCGGGTGTCCGCGCCCCGGCTCGGTGGCCTCGGGGGCGCGGGCGGCGATTCGGGCGGGGCGGGCGAGGCGGAGGGACCGGGCGAGGCGGAGGGACCGGGCGAGGCGGAGGGACCGGGCGAGGCGGAGGGACCGCTCTGGGCCGGGGGTGCGGCCGGGGCCGGGGGTGGGGCCTGGCCGGACGGCTCCTCGGCGGAGGGATCGCGGCGCGGCTCCTGGCGGGGCCCCTGGCGCGACTCCTGCCGGGGCGGTACCGGGGAATCCTGCTGCGGGTCCTGCTGGGGTGGCACCTGAGGCGCAGTACTGGCCGGCACGGTCACGCCACCCCTTCAGTCAACTCATCCGTCAAAAGCGGTCATAGCATCACAAGAGATGTGCACTGTGTGCAAGCACCGTATATCGCCGTGTTGAGGGCAAGTTGGGCATAGTGGGGCATTGCGTCCAGTGGTGGGGATGCAAAAAGCCCCCCACCCGTCGGAGTGGGGGGCCGGGAAATCCGGAAGCCGCTTCAGCGTACGGGCTCAGCGCACCAGTTCGGTCATGAACTCGCCGATACCGGAAGCCGCATCCGATATGCCCTGGAAACCTATTCCCACCATCTCGGCCGCACGCTTGGGCTGGGTGATGATCACGAAGAGCACGAAGATGGTGAGGGCACCGGTGATGAGCTTCTTGGTGTCCATGAACGGTGACGGCCTCCCCAACCGGTCCTGCAAAGTCGGGTGAGTCTAACCGGTCGGGTTTGGACACTCACCCGCCCTTTAAGGACCAATGACCCGGCACTCCAGGCCCTTTGCCGGTGTGTCCCCGGTTGCGGGAGGCGCAGGATTGATGTGAGCCCACCGGTTCTGGCAGGAAACCGGTGGGTGAGGGACAGGACCTCACTGCGGGGTCCGAGCCGCAAGCTTCCCCCTGACTGCGGCCCGGGCTGGCAGGTTCCGTCCTCATCGGGGGAAGCGGCTTGTCCCCCCGATGCCGCTTCCCCCGTCCCACGCGTGGAAGGTCCCGACTCCGGTCGGGGCCTTCTTCGTGTTTTTCCCTGCTACTGGATGGCGCCGGCCAGGTCCAAAAGGGGCTGTACGGGGGCGATCACGGGCGTCAGGTCGTCCGGCAGCTGCGCGAGCCGGTTGAGCTGGTTCGCGCCCTGGCTGATCTGCCCGCCGATCTCCTGGACGGAGGTGGGCTGCATGCCGGGGGCGGCCGACGGGAGGTCCGGGAGGGTGAGGGGGGCCACGGGCGCGGCGGAGGCGGCGGGCGCGGCGAGTCCCGCGGCGGCCCCCGCGAGGGCGATGGCGGCGAGCATGCGCTGGGTCTTGGTCATGCCGTGACAACGGCCGAGGGGGCGGGCGGTCACGCGGACGTCATCCGTAGGGACGCGCGGGCCCGGTCGCGCGAGGCCCCGAGAGCCGTGTGGCGGAACGCCGAGAGCCCCGACCTTTGCGGGTCGGGGCTCTCGATCGGAGCGGTAGTGGAGGGATTTGAACCCCCGATGGGTTGCCCCATACTCGCTTTCGAGGCGAGCTCCTTCGGCCACTCGGACACACTACCGAGATGGATCCTAGCCTAAGGAGCCTCATTCACCGAAATCGGAATCCGCCGGGCCGGTCACAGGTCGCGGAAGAAACCCGTGAGCTGTTGAGCGCACTCCTCGGCGAGGACGCCGCGGACCACTTCGGGCCGGTGGTTGAGCCGCCGGTCGCGTACGAGGTCCCAGAGCGAGCCGGCCGCGCCGGCCTTCTCGTCGTCCGCGCCGTAGACGACCCGGGCGACGCGCGACTGCACGAGCGCGCCCGCGCACATCACGCACGGCTCCAGGGTCACCACCAGGGTGCACCCCGGAAGCCGCCAGTCCGCGAGTGCGGCCGAGGCCCGGCGCAGTGCCAGTACCTCGGCGTGCGCCGTGGGGTCGCCCGTCGCCTCGCGCTCGTTGTGCCCGGCGGCGACGACCGTGCCGTCGGGCCCGAGCACGACGGCGCCGACCGGCACGTCGCCGGTCGGCACCGCCCGGGCGGCCTCCTGGAGCGCCAGGCGCATGGAGTCCCGCCACGGGTCCCGTACGGGATCGGGGCCGTGCGCGTCATGCGTGTCGTACGTGTCGTGCTTGTCGTGCGGAGGGAGCACTAGCGGACGGCCTCCAGGACCTCGGTGGCGCCGAGGGAGTCGGCGATCGCCGAGAGGGCGTCCCCGTCCAGGGTCATCAGTTGTTTGTGGGTCACGCCGAGGTCGTCCAGCAACTGGGGGTCGCCGAGCGGACCGGCCGGCACCGGCTCCGCGCCGGTCCCTCCCGGCTCGTCCTCGTCGTCGGTCTCGTCGGTGAAGGCGGTGAGGGGTTCCTCCTCGCCGTCCTCGGTGCCGTCCAGGTCCAGCTCGTCGAGTTCGTCGTCCTCCTCGTCGCTGCCCAGCAGCTCTTTGGTCAGCATCGAGCCGTAGGAGCTGCGGGCGGCCGCGGAGGCGTTCGAGACGAAGTACCGCGGGTCCTCCTCGCCGTCCACGCGGACGACGCCGAACCAGGCGTCCTCCTGCTCGATGAGGGCGACCACCGTGTCGTCGTAGACAGCGGCGGACCGGGCGAGGTCGATCAGATCACTGAGGGACTCGACGTCGTCGAGTTCCATGTCGCTCGCTTCCCACCCGTCTTCGGTGCGCGCGAGCAGTGCGGCGAAATACACCGTGACTCTCCCACTGGTCGTAGGCATGCCGGTTGGAGGTCCCCCCGGCCGGAGGTCGGGGTCGAACGGCTGTGGTGCTCGCCGTACGGTCCCGCCCAATCGGCATCGTGGCAGAAACGGCGGCATTGCGAGAGGTCTTCCGCGCTTGCGTCGTCCCGTGCCGTGCGCCGCGCGGCCCGTGCGGGGGGCGTGGGGCGGCGGTGTCGTACGGGTCCGGGGGCCCCGCCGGGCTCCGGAGCGGCGCCCCTCGGCGCCGGGCGCGCCCCGGCCGTGTCGGGCGGGCGGCGCGGGCGTGGCAGCCGCGCAGTCGCCGCCGCCCCGGGCCCGCCCCGGCGCTCTTGGGCGGCCCCGGCCTGCGGCGGCGTGGTGCGGGAGCGCAGGGGAAGGGACTACCAGCGGAACGTGCGCATGCGCATCTGCTGCCGCATGCGGGCGGCGCGGGCGCGGCGGGGCTGGACGCGGTCGCGCAGCGCCCGCGCCTCCATGAGGTCGCGCAGGAACTGTGCGCGGCGTGCTCGGCGCTGCGCCGCGGTCTCCGGTTCTTCGTTGCTCGGCTGCGTGTCGGGCATCGGCCACCACCCCGGGCTGGTCGGTCGTTCCCCCTGCACCCACCTTCCCCCGGTCGGACCGTTTGATGCCACCCCACCGCAGGTCAGAACGGTCAGGCGGCGTCGGACGCCTCGGCGCGGAGCGTCGGGACCACGGCCACGGGGCCGTGCGCGTGCTGCAGTACCGCGTGGGCCACCGAGCCGATCAGCAGCGCCATGGCCCCCCGCCGCGGATGGTGGCGGCCCACCACGACCAGCTCCGCCGACCGCGAGGCGATGACCAGCCGGCCCGCCGCGTCCCCGGGCACGGCGGCCTGCTCGACCGGGACCTCGGGGTAGCGGCTGCGCAGCGGCGCCAGCCGCTCCGTCTGGGACCGCAGCATCTCCCGCTCGGCCGGTACGGCGTCCCCGTCGTCCGGCAGGCCCTCCGGCGGGATCACCACGAACGGGGCGTCGATCATCATGGTCGGCGCGGGCGGTATGGCGTACGCGGACACCACCTGGACGGTGGTCCCCCGCACGGACGCCTCCGTGAACGCGAAGGCCAGTACGTCGTCCGGGGTCTCCGCGGCGTGCAGCCCGAGCACGACCTTCCCGGCGGACTCCTCCCGCGCGGCGCCGGCCGCCTTCCGGTCCGCGTGGGGGATCACCACCACCGGGCACGGCGCGGTCGTCGCGACGGCGCGGCTGTTCGAGCCGAGCAGCAGGCTGGCGAAGCCGCCGCGCCCGCGGGAGCCCATCACGAGCATCAGGGCCTCCGCGCCGATCACCCGCAGGGCCTCCGGTACGGAGCCCTCCAGGGACTCGTAGCGGACCCCTTCCGGCAGGCCGGGGCCGCCGCCCAGCAAGGCCCGGATCCGGTCGCTCACCGGGTCGGCGAACTCCTCCGGCTGTGAGGCGTCGTGGAGGGAGGCCCGGCGGCCCGCGTACAACTGGGCGTGGTCGGGCAGTACATGGGCGATCAGGAGCCCCGTACCGTGCCGCAGCGCCGCGGCCCTGGCCCACTCCAGGGCCGCGAGGCTGTGCTCGGATCCGTCGACGGCGGCGATCACCGGTGCGTTGCTCATCAGTCCAGCCTGGTGGGCTGCCGCGCGGGTCGCATCCCCAGACGGACGCGCGGGGGCCCGCGCAGCGCGTAGCCTTTTGGGTGCAGGTCGCGTCTCGCGGCCGTTTTTGCAGGTCGCAGGCCGAGTTTTGGAGGATGTTGTGCGTTTGCAGGTCGTCGATCACCCCTTGGTGGCGCACAAACTCACCACCCTGCGCGACAAGCGCACCGACTCCCCCACCTTCCGCCGGCTCGCCGACGAGCTGGTGACCCTGCTCGCGTACGAGGCCACCCGGGACGTGCGCACCGAGCAGGCCGACATCGAGACCCCGGTCGCCCCGACCACCGGGGTGAAGCTCTCGCACCCGCGTCCGCTGGTCGTGCCGATCCTGCGGGCGGGCCTCGGCATGCTCGACGGCATGGTGCGGCTCCTGCCGACCGCCGAGGTGGGCTTCCTGGGCATGGTCCGCAACGAGGAGACCCTGGAGGCCTCCACGTACGCGACGCGCATGCCCGAGGACCTCTCCGGGCGGCAGGTCTACGTCGTCGACCCGATGCTGGCCACCGGCGGCACCCTCGTCGCGGCGATCCGGGAACTGATCAAGCGCGGCGCGGACGACGTCACGGCCGTGGTGCTGCTGGCCGCGCCCGAGGGCGTCGAGATCATGGAGCGCGAGTTGGCGGGCACGCCGGTGACCGTGGTGACGGCCGCGGTCGACGAGCGGCTCAACGAGCACGGCTACATCGTTCCGGGCCTGGGCGACGCGGGCGACCGCATGTACGGCTCGGCCGAGTAGTACCCCGGCGCCGGCCCGGGCGCGTCAGCGCGTCCGGGCCGGCGCCGGGTCATCAGCACTTCGCGGCGGGCGCGGGCGCGGGGTTGGCCAGGAGGGCCAGCGCCTTGTCCGCGTCCTCCTTCGTGCTCAGCTCCTTGAAGGCATCGCCCAGGATCAGGTCGATCTCCGCGGTCTCGCGGGCGTCGGACTGCTGGGTGGTGCCGGCGAGCTGGGTGCCCAGCACGCTGTAGGCGCCCTTGTCGGTGGTGGGGGAGCCCAGCAGCATCCCGGTGCCGGGGACCTTCTTGTCGAAGTCGGCGGGGGCGTTGCCGACGTCGGCGACGTTGAAGCCGCGTTTGCGCAGCTCGTCGCCGACGGCCTTGGCGAGCCCCGCGCGCGGTGTCGCGTTGTAGACGTTGACGGTGATGTCGGCGGGCTTGGGCAGGACGACGGCCGGTTTCGGGGTGGCGGCCGCGGCGGCTCCGGGGCCGCCCCTGGCGGCGTTGTCGGCCGCCTTCGTCGGACAGTCCTTGGCGCCCGCGGCCGTGTTCCGCTTCGGGCTGTCGCCCTGGAACACGTCGATGAGCTGCAAGGCCCCGTAGCCGAGCAGGGCCAGTGCGAGGACCGAGCCGAGCACGGCGAAGACGATCCGACGGGGGCTCCGCTTACGGCTCATGCGCGGGTAAGCGGCTCCCGTGACGCGGTACTTTCCGCCCATGCCGGGGGGAGTGAGCATGCTCATGGGCGCAGCGTAGTGCCGCTCGGTGGCGATGCCTACTAAATGATCTGCTGATAGGTCAATGCTGACCCGAAAGGCGCAATCCACGCGAAGTGCGCCCAAACCCGCAGCCGGGGCCGCGGCCCGTGGGCGCGGGCAGAACGGAGCGGTCGGGCGGGCCCGTGCGGGGCCGCGCCGCGCCGCGCCGGGCGGGTCCCGCCGGCGGAGCTCGGCCGACCCGCAGGCCCCGCCGGGGCTCAGTCCATCTCGAGGACGCGGGCGTGCAGCACCTGGCGCTGCTGCAGGGCCGCGCGCACGGCGCGGTGCAGCCCGTCCTCCAGGTAGAGGTCGCCCCGCCACTTGACGACGTGCGCGAAGAGGTCGCCGTAGAAGGTCGAGTCCTCGGCGAGCAGCGTCTCGAGGTCGAGCTGCCCCTTGGTCGTCACCAGCTGGTCGAGCCGGACCGGGCGCGGCGCGACATCCGCCCACTGCCGGGTGCTTTCCCGGCCGTGGTCGGGATACGGCTTTCCGTTACCGATGCGCTTGAAGATCACACGGAAAGCCTACCGGGCCCGGCCCTGCGAGCGCAGCCTCGCCGCGTCGGTGCAAAAGTGGCGAAAAGCGCCAATTCGGGAGTGATGCATGAGCGAGAGCACCGACCCCGCCGCCGTGGCGGACCAGACGGGCCCGGCCGGGAAGATCGCTGCCGGATACGCCTTCACCGGACCGGCGCTCGACCTGGGGGCCCTGCTCTGGGACGGCGGCTGCCTGCCGGAGCACCAGATCCGCATCCCCCTGCCGATGCTCAACCGGCACGGGCTGGTCGCGGGCGCCACCGGCACCGGCAAGACCAAGACCCTCCAGCTCATCGCCGAGCAGCTGTCGGCCAACGGGGTGCCGGTCTTCCTCGCGGACATCAAGGGCGACGTCTCGGGGATCTCGGCGCCGGGCGCGGCGAACGAGAAGGTCGCGGCCCGGGCGAAGGACGTGGCCCAGCGGTGGGAGGCCACCGGGTACCCCTGCGAGTTCTACTCGCTCGGCGGCATCGGCCCCGGGATCCCGCTCCGGTCGACCGTCACCAGCTTCGGCCCGGTCCTGATGTCGAAGGTGCTCCGGCTCAACCAGACGCAGGAGCAGTCCCTCGGCCTGATCTTCCACTATGCCGACACCAAGGGCCTGGAGCTGATCGACCTCAAGGACCTGCGCGCGGTCGTCGCCTTCCTCGTCTCCGACCAGGGGAAACCGGAGCTCAAGGGCATCGGCGGGCTGTCCGCGGTCACGGCCGGGGTGATCCTGCGGGCCCTGACGGCCTTCGAGCAGCAGGGGGCCGCGGAGTTCTTCGGCGAGCCGGAGTTCGACACCGGCGAGTTCCTGCGCACGGCCGCCGACGGCCGCGGCATGGTCTCCGTACTGGAACTCCCCGCGGTGCAGGACAAGCCGCAGCTCTTCTCCACCTTCCTGATGTGGCTGCTCGCCGACCTCTTCCACGACCTGCCGGAGGTCGGCGACCTGGAGCGGCCCAAGCTCGTCTTCTTCTTCGACGAGGCGCACCTGCTCTTCAACGGTGCCTCGAAGGCCTTCCTCGACTCCATCACCCAGACGGTGCGCCTCATCCGCTCCAAGGGCGTGGGCGTCTTCTTCGTGACGCAGACCCCCAAGGACGTGCCGGGGGACGTGCTCGCCCAGCTCGGCAACCGCGTGCAGCACGCGTTGCGCGCCTTCACCCCGGACGACGCGAAGGCGCTGAAGGCGACGGTGAAGACCTTCCCGCACTCCGACTACGACCTGGAGGAACTGCTCACCCGGCTGGGGACCGGCGAGGCGGTGATCACCGTGCTCAGCGAGAACGGCGCCCCCACCCCGGTCGCGGCGACCCGCCTGCGGGCCCCGCAGTCGCTGATGGGGCCGGTCGACCCGGCGGCGCTGGACCAGGCGGTGAAGGCCTCGCCGCTGTGGTCGCGCTACGCCGAGCCGGTGGACCGCGAGTCGGCGTACGAGAAGATCAGCGCCGAGCAGGCCGCCGCGGAGGCGCAGGCGGAGGCGGCAGCGGCGGCCGCCGAGGCGGAGAAGCAGGCCGAGGAGGCCGAGAAGGAGGCGGCGCGGGCCGCGCGCCGCGCTCCGAAGCCGGATCCCTCGCTGGCCGAGCAGGTGGTGGGGAGCGGGCTGTTCCGCTCGCTGGCCCGGTCCATCGGGACGCAGGTGGGCCGCGAGATCTCGCGCTCGATCTTCGGCACGGCCCGCAGGCGGCGCTGAGGCGAGGCCCCGGCCGCCCTCGCCGCCCTCCCCCTGTTCCAGGCGGAATCGAGCGCACCGGGTGACGGGAACCGGTCCGTCGCTGACAGACTCGTGGCATGCGGACCGAACTGACCGACACCACGTCCAGCAAGATCAACCGGGCGCTGCTCGCAGCCCGCCGGGCGATAGGCAGCCCCACCACGGGGCTGGTCCTGACCCTCGTCGTCGTCACCGACGAGGAGAACGCCTACGACGCCCTGCGCGCCGCTTCCGAGGCCTCGCGCGAGCACCCGTGCCGCGTCATCACGGTGATCAAGCGCGTCTCGCGGGGCTCGCACAAGCTCCGTGCGACGCGGCTCGACGCCGAGCTGCGGGTCGGCTCGGACGCCGGGACCGGGGAGACCCTGGTGCTGCGCCTGCACGGGGACCTGACCGAGCAGGCCGGCTCGGTCGTCCTGCCGCTGCTGGTGCCGGACGCGCCGGTCGTGGCGTGGTGGCCGGCCGACGCCCCCGCCGACGTGGCGCGGGACTCCCTGGGCGCGCTCGCACAGCGCCGGATCACGGACGCGGCCACGGCCTTCGACCCGGTCGGCGTACTGGACGAGCGGGCCGCCTCCTACCGGCCCGGCGACACCGACCTGGCCTGGACCCGGCTGACGCCGTGGCGGGCCCTGCTGGCGGCCGCCCTGGACCAGAAGCCGCTGCCGGTCACCGGCGCGGCGGTGGAGAGCGAGCCCGACAACGCGAGCGCCGAGCTGCTGGCGCGCTGGCTGGAGGACCGGCTCGGGGTGCCCGTCGACCGGATCGCGAGCGAGGGCCCGGTGATCACCCGGGTCAGCCTGCGCACCACGGGCGGCGAGATCCGGGTGGACCGGCCCGCGGGCGCCCTGGCCACGCTGGTCCTGCCGGGGAGCCCCGACCGCGGCGTGGCCCTGAAGATCCGCAGCGGCGCCGAACTGATCGCGGAGGAACTGCGCCGCCTCGACGCGGACGTGACCTACGGCTCCGCGCTGCGGCGGCGGCCGCTCCAGGCGGC is part of the Streptomyces subrutilus genome and encodes:
- the opcA gene encoding glucose-6-phosphate dehydrogenase assembly protein OpcA; translation: MRTELTDTTSSKINRALLAARRAIGSPTTGLVLTLVVVTDEENAYDALRAASEASREHPCRVITVIKRVSRGSHKLRATRLDAELRVGSDAGTGETLVLRLHGDLTEQAGSVVLPLLVPDAPVVAWWPADAPADVARDSLGALAQRRITDAATAFDPVGVLDERAASYRPGDTDLAWTRLTPWRALLAAALDQKPLPVTGAAVESEPDNASAELLARWLEDRLGVPVDRIASEGPVITRVSLRTTGGEIRVDRPAGALATLVLPGSPDRGVALKIRSGAELIAEELRRLDADVTYGSALRRRPLQAALSA